The sequence TTACTGTTCTACTTCTATGGTGGTACCCGTATATTTTGGATCATCTTAGGTATCGTTTTTATATCAGGCTTACTGCTTCATCTTTGGTACCGGCACAAGACGGAAGGCTGGACGAAAAGTTACGGCTTTTGGAACTATGATAAAAACAAACCTGCTTAACCCTTTCTGTATTTACCTGGTCCCGGAGCTCTGCCTTCACCAGTATATAAAGTCCTTCTCCTGGCTTCTTTTGCAGCCAGCCAGTTTTTATATTCATCAGATTTTGTGGAGATCATTACACAGTAAAAATCCGTCACAATACCAGCCGCCTTTGCTTTATTCAGGAAAAAATCGAAAGCATCATCAATATTCCTGATATGGTATTCTTTGATACCGGTATGGGATTTCCCGCCGGTTGCAGTATACGTGATGCGAAAATAGGGCATGACATAAAGATAACCTGAAAGCCATATTAAAAGACAAACTCACTCAAAGACAGATACCTGCTGGTAATGAACAATTTATTAGGGCTTGAATGAAATGCAGGAAATAGTAACGGCTGTTCATAATGCAGATTACAAAACCGAACTAATGAAATAAAGGCGATGTCCTTTAGGTTTTGGGGAAACTCACATTTATTTTACCTCATCTTGTACTATTAAAAACAAAAAATTAAAGTAGAATAATAAGACCAGGTGACGATTAGCATTCAACTCCCTATTCAGTATTTGCATCGTTAGTCACAGGTAACACATGGACTTCCGCTGTAACCATGGGAAGTTGCCCATTGATCGCAATCCGCTTTCGTGCTGAAGCACGGCAACCCTAAGTCTAAGGATTCAACCGTCCATGGTGTTGACGCAGCGCAGTTATGTGCACAAATTTTAGTTTCATCATCCTTACTGCAGGTGCTTAATGTCAGTGCGAAAACAGGCAAAAAAACCCACCTGAAATTGCCGCTATTCATAATATACAATTCTGTACATTTTAAAAGTAAACATTACCAATAGCCCTATCCATGACGCAAAATTCCTATGAAACTGATTCTGGTCAGGGTATATAAATTCCATTCAATTAGCATGTAAATTTATAAGGCATATTAAACCGAGCATCATGAAAAAAATTCTATTACCAATGTTGTCAATAATTCTATTGGCTTCATGCGAAAAACAAATCTCCGTTGACAAATCACCTGAGGATATTGGATGCATATCAGAGAAAAAGCCTGAAAAAATTAATGCCTGCCATTTTGATGGGAAAACCGGGAATCCGAAAACGATCTCCATTAGTGTAAATGCCTGGCCGGCACACCAGGCTCATGGTGACCTCAAGGGAGACTGCTCAGCAGTGATGACAAAAATTTGCGATCAATTTTGGATGGTTAAAAACCTGGACGTCGCTACTTACAGAAATGGAGACATCATACCACAGGTTAAAGATGCAAACACCTGGTTTAGCCTCACTTCCGGCGCATGGTGCTACTACTTGAATTTATCTGAAAATGGACCTATATATGGTAAACTATACAATTGGTATGCAGTAAACGATCCACGAGGCCTTGCACCCGTAGGTTGGCATGTACCAACGGAGACAGATGTTTCAACATTATCCAATTGTTTAGGCGGCGACCTGGTAGCGGGGGCAAAAATGATGGAAACAGGTACAGCTCATTGGCCTCCTCCAAACAGTGAAGCAACGAACTCCAGCGGATTTACCGGACTTCCAGGAGGCACCCGAAGTAAAATCGCTTTGTGGGGCGGCGGCGGTTATTATTGGACTTCTACCGTGTTTGAATACGATGCCGATTACGCCAGGTACTTCATTTTAGGCGATCATTCCAAATTAATCAGGAACTTCACTTATACCGTTGATGGCGCATCTGTTCGCTGTGTGAAAGATTGAAAATACATAGCCCACCTATTCTTTCACCTTTGGCAACGCAAATGCCACATAACTATCATTCCATGTCCTGTCATCCCATTTAGTGCCACCACAGGCAATCACCACATATTGTTTGCCATTGGCCATATACACGGAAGGCGTTGCCAATCCTGGTGCCGGAAGGTCTGTTTCCAATAATAATTTTCCGGTCCGTTTGTTGTATGCCCTGAATTTTGCATCGGCAGTAGCGGCGATGAACAATACGCCGCCAGCAGTAACAACAGGACCTCCATAGTTTTCACGTCCGGTTACAGGTATCCCTTTCTTTTTCAATTCTTCATATTCACTAAAAGGCACCTTCCAAACATATTCACCGGTATTCAGGTCTATGGCATTGATCGTACCCCAGGGTGGCGAAATGGCCGGATACCCATCCTTCGTTAAAAACTTATTATACCCGGTGAATCCATACAAGGATGGCGGCGGACCATCTTCCCTGGTAACCGGACCCGTATATTTCTTCTTTTGATCAACAGTGATATTCAATATAAAACTGGCAATGGCATCCTTTTCTGCTTTGGAGAGGTTATTAAATCCGGGCATCATCCTTCTTCCGGTGGTCAGCAGTTCCGTAAACTGGTTCTTGCTGTATTTCTTCTCGACACCAAGGATGGCCGGATAATCCCCGCCGCCCAAACGCTCCGGACCGTGACAACCCATACAATATTGCGAATACAGGGAAACACCGGCTTCAAGATTGGTCCGGTTTGTTTGATCAGCAGGTTTGTTTTCAACCATATTCAGTACCCAGGCCATTTCGTTGGCATTCACATACAGGATATTCGTTTCAGGGTCTACCGATGGACCGCCCCACTCCCCGCCACCATCAAAGCCAGGCAAAATAACCGTACCCTCTATAGAAGGCGGCGTGAACATGGCACCTGAACGATAGGTCCGGAATTGCGTTTGTAATGCTTTAAAAGTCGAATCATTGGTCGTGATATTGTTCAGGTCATTGACTGTCATCGTCTGCCTGGCAAATGGCTTCGGTAAAACAGGGAAAGGTTGCGTTGGCCACAATTTCTCCTTCACCAAAGAGGTATTTGTCAATACCGGCCGCTCTTCAATAGGGAATAAGGGCTTCCCGTTCTCACGGTCAAACAGAAAAATAAATCCGGTTTTAGTGGTTTGTGCAACAGCATCGATCTTTTTTCCATTACGGGTCACCGTTACCAATGCTGGTGGCGTAGGGATGTCCATATCCCACACATCATGATGCACCGTCTGGAAATGCCAGATCAATTTTCCTGTGGCAGCATCCAAAGCCAGCAGGCAGTTTCCATACAATCCTTTACCCAACCGCTGCCCGCCATAAAAATCATGAGTCGGATTACCGGTTGGTGCATACAGTATCCCCCTCTGCTCATCAAGGCTGAATCCACCCCAACTGTTGGTTGAACCCAGGTATCTATAGGCTGATGTGTCTTCCCAGGTCTCATAACCAGCTTCGCCCGGATAGGGTATGGTATGGAAGGACCATTGCTGCTTTCCCGTCTTCACATCAAAGGCCCGGATATCTCCTGGTGTTTCATCACCAACCAGTCCGCTTAATATAAACAGGTTCCGATAGATCATTACAGGCGAGGTTGGCGCTACAAAGACTTTGGAACTGTCCCGCCCCAGTCCGTCGTGGAGGTCAATTCCACCATCCTTTCCAAAAGATGGGATGAGCTTTCCCGTTAGTGCATTGATGGCAAAGGCCACGCGGCCTGCGGTATATATGATCCGCTTATCTTCACCTTCTTCCCAATAGGCCACACCCCTGTTCATATTCACACTGTTCCGGTGCCAGGCTTTATTATTGATGGAATCAGCTGGATCGAAATTCCACAGCCGTTTACCACTTGCCGCATCCAGGGCAAACAGGTTTAATTTGGGCGATACCCCATACAGCACATTATTCACGATGATCGGGTTGCATTGCATCGGACCAAACCTGGTGGTATCACCGCCTTCAGAACGGTACACCCAGGCGACTTCCAAATCCTGCACATTGGCAGTATCGATTTGGGCAAGGGTAGAATACCGGATATTCTCTTTTGTCCCGCCAGTGATGTTCCAATTGTTATATTCCTTTCTTGGTGAACAGGAACTATTCACAATCAATAGCAGCATGTAACAAGCTATTATTCCCTTATTGATTATTCTTACCATAGAATACAATGTTATGTAAATGGCAGTAAGCTTACACAAAAACAGTAAATTAATTCAATACCTTTAAATGAGACATCCTCAACCAAAAACTATTTCTTTGATGCCTGCAAGAATAGAACTCCAAAAAGGTGATATCACAAAAATCAAAGTGGACTGTATTGTGAATGCGGCAAATACGTCACTTTTAGGTGGTGGCGGAGTTGATGGCGCCATTCACAGAGCCGGTGGGCCTGCTATACTGGAAGATTGCCGGAAGATCATTGCCAGGCAAGGCGGCTGCGAAACAGGGGAGGCAGTTATTACAACTGCCGGAAAAATGCCTGCCAAATTTTTAATTCACACGGTTGGCCCTGTCTGGAATGGTGGCAACCACGGCGAACATGAAAAGCTTAAACGCTGCTACCAGAATTCATTACAATTAGCCGTTGATAACCATTGCCGGACAATTGCCTTTCCGAATATAAGTACCGGCATATATGGATTCCCCAAGCAAGCAGCTGCAAAAATTGCCGTAAATACAGTTAAAGAATTCCTTGCTTCGACCGATAAAATAGAAAAAGTGTTATTTGTTTGCTTTGATGACGAAAACTATGCATTGATAAAACAACTGCTACAATCAAATCATGTATAAAATGCCTATCTTATATACATGTTATCATTTGCAATAAGCGGCACTTATACCGACCTCTACGAAATAACCATGGCGGAAACCTATTTCCTGGAAGGCAGGAAAGATGATACCGCGTGTTTCGATTATTTCTTTCGCAAAATCCCTTACAAGGGCGGCTATGTGGTTTTCGCCGGACTGCAGGATGTGCTGAACATATTGTCCGACTTACATTTTACCGACGAGGATATTGCTTTCCTGAAAGGACTAAAATTCAATACATCCTTTCTTGAATACCTTAAACATTTCAGGTTCCGGGGTAATGTATATGCCTGCCAGGAAGGTGAAATTGTATTCCCTAATGCCCCGGTCCTTCGCGTGGAAGGAACCATTATTGAAGCACAGATGGTGGAAACCCTTCTACTGAATATCCTGAACTTCGAATCACTGATTGCAACCAAGGCCTCCCGCATGAAACTGGTGGCTGGCAATAGCTTACTGAGTGATTTTGGACTGCGCAGGGCACAGGGCATGGGTGGAATACTGGCCACAAAAGCAGCCGTGATCGGTGGGTTTGATTCAACCAGCAATGTTTATGGTGCACGCCTGTATGATCTCCCTGCAGCAGGAACAATGGCTCATTCTTTTATTGAGAGTTATGACAATGAACTTGACGCCTTCCGGGCTTTCGCAAGATGCCGCCCGGATGATTGTATATTCCTGGCAGACACCTATGATACGCTGAAAAGCGGTGTACCCAATGCCATCATTGTTGCAAAGGAAATGGAGAAAGCCGGGCATCGCGCAAAAGGTATCCGACTGGACAGCGGCGACCTTGCCTATCTCTCCAAAGCTGCCCGGAAAATGTTTGACGAAGCGGGCCTGCCGTATATGAAAATTGCCGCATCCAACCAGTTGGATGAATTTGTAATTAAAAGCCTTCAGGACCAGGGCGCTGTCATTGACATTTTCGGGGTGGGCACCCGCCTTGTTACAGGCCAGCCTGATGCAGCGTTGGATGGCGTTTATAAGCTTTCCATGGCGTCTGGAAAACCCCGCCTTAAACTATCTGAAACCTTTGAAAAAACGACCCTACCCGGAATTAAACAGGTCAGCAGGATGATTGATGAAAATGGACTGTTCTTTGGCGCTGATGCAATTGCACTCAAGGGGGAGCAGAAAACAACCATCATGTACCATCCCTTTGAACCAGGCAAATCCCTTCCAATAGAAACTTTTGTACACCAGCCTTTGCTCCGGCAAGTCATGCAGCAGGGTAAGATAATTGCCACACAACTATCCTTGAAAGAGATCGCCAATTATGCCAGGGAGCGATTGTCGCTTCTGCCCCAGGAATTTAAAAGATTCGAGAATCCGCATGTGTACAAGGTTGGCTTAAGTAAAAAATTACTTGAACTGCGTGATGACATCAGGACCCATTATAAAAAATAAGTCCATGAATGCATTGTTGATCGTTGATGTGCAAAATGATTTCTTACCCGGTGGGGCCTTGGCAGTCCCGGCAGGTGACCAGGTCATCCCGGTGATCAATGCCTTGCAGGACTATTTTGAACTCGTTGTAGCCACCCAGGACTGGCATCCGCCAAACCACAAAAGTTTTGCGTCCAACCATGCAGGAAAAAAACCTTTTGATCTGATCGATCTCAACGGGCTGCAGCAAACACTCTGGCCCGATCACTGCATACAGGGCTCATGGGGTGCCAACTGGCCGGCAGCACTAAATATGAATCGTTCAGAAGCTGTTTTCAGGAAAGGTACCAACCCGGAAATTGACAGTTACAGCGCCTTTTACGACAATGGCCAGCGCAAATCAACAGGTCTTGCCGATTACCTGCGCGGCAAAAAAGTTACCCGATTATACATCACGGGTTTATGTGCTGATATCTGTGTGTTTTTTACGGCATTAGACAGCCTGCAGGAAGGGTTTGAATCCTTTATCATTGAAGATGCTACCTGCCCGCTGGATGCAAAAGATGTAATAAAAACAAACCAGGCCTTTATTGAAAAAGGCGGGAAAATAGTTCGCAGTGAAGCGATCATTTAAATCCCGTTCTCCTCACTGCCCGGCTTTTAAATAACTGTACCCTTCCTGCTGTTTGCCTGCAAGTTCAAGGATGGCGACAGGCACTATAGTGATGGCTGGCAATAACTGGTCTTTCTCTACATGCCGGGCATGCATAGTATTCGCGCAGGCTACAAACTTTATGTCGAACACTTTTTGCAACTCGCTGATATCTGCGGCAACATTCGTTTTATCCTTCACCAATATAAATAATCCTCCCATACTGCATACTACTTCCACCCTTGTATTTGGAGCTTCCTTAACTACATTGTTCAACTGCCGGATCATAAAACGGAAATCGGCCGTATCCGGTTTTGTGAAATCAATTACGATCTTCTGCATTACTTTTTGTGCCGCAGCATGGAAACAATAGAGCAGAAGAAGGGTGGATATAAATAATAGTTTTTTCATGCGTGATCTGTTTTTTTGAATCATTCTCTTAAGGTACTGATTTAACTTACCATATAATATCACAGGTTCACTTCTCCCATTTGGTGGCCGTTTGTTTTTACAATTCACTATATTGGTATATGGACAAGTATCTCCATTTATTTTTCAGAGCGTGGTCCCCATTATTAGTTATACTATTATGGACAGGTTGCAGGAATAATCCTGATCAACCCAAAACCAATAATACGGGTTTAGGCGTGGAAGAGGCCCTTGCTTCATTTGAACTCGAACCGGGATTCAAGATCGAAGTACTGGCTGCTGAACCTTTGATCGCCGACCCGGTTGATATGGAGATCGATGAATTTGGCCGGCTCTATGTTGTTGAAATGCATGGCTATCCCCTGGATAAAACCGGCTCTGGTATCATCAAATTACTATCCGATGCTAACGGTGATGGCCAGATGGATAAGAGTACCATTTTTGCTGATGGACTCACTTTGCCCAACAGCATCATGCGCTGGAAAAAAGGGGTGATAATAACAGACGCACCTAACGTCCTGTATTTCGAGGACACCAATAATGATGGTAAAGCCGATATAAAAGATACCCTGCTTACAGGCTTTGCCTTATCGAATCCACAGCATAACTTAAATAGCCCGGTACTTGCTATCGATAACTGGATCTACCTGGGCCATGAGGGCGCCGTCGCCACACAGACCTACCAAAAGGAATTCGGCGACGAAGGCACCGAAATCTATTATCCCGGCCAGCCCAATGGTCCCCGCCTGGAAAAAAATGCCAGTGGCCGTTCCGTGCGTTTTCGTCCAGATCAGCACCTGCTTGAAACCACCTCCGGAAAAACTCAATTCGGCCAAACATTCGACCAGTGGGGGCATCATCTCCTGGTGAGCAATGCCGATCATATAATACAGGAAGTCATCGCTGCGACTTACCTGAAACGAAACCCTAAGCTGGTTGTTCCCGATGCAACCGAGTCACTCTCTGATCACGGGACAGCTGCTGAAGTATTTCCGATCACTAAACATCCGGAATACCAGCTATTGACAGATATAGGGGTGATTACTTCCGCATGTGGAATTACAGCTTACCTGGGCAGCGCTTTCCCCGCACCTTTCGACAATGCCTCATTTGTTGCAGAACCGGTGAGCAACCTGGTGCATGTTGATAAACTAACAGGTAAGGGCGCCAGCTTTATTGCTAGCCGTATTCATCCGAATAAAGAATTCCTGGCTTCCACAGATGCCTGGTTCCGCCCGGTAAATATGTATATCGGTCCCGATGGTGCACTCTACATTGTTGATTATTACCGCCAGATCATTGAGCATCCTGAATGGATGGGCGAAGAGGTGGTGAAGTCCGGCAAATTGTACAATGGTCAAGACATGGGCCGCATATACCGGATAACTCCAGCGAATGCAAAACGGGCGGAATGGACCAAAGGCCTGAACCTTGGGAATGCCAATAGCGAACAACTTGTCGCGCGATTAGCGGATCCAAATATCTGGTGGCGTTTAAATGCACAGCGCTTACTGGTCGACAGGAAAGATCCGGCTGCCTTACCGGCATTGGAACAAATGGCGAAAAATCCTGTCACCACATTGGGCCGGCTACATGCCCTTTGGACTTTAGAAGGCCTTGGGTCCTTAAAGCCCGAACTGATTGAAATTGCATTAAATGATAACGAACCTGGTCTCAGGGAAAATGCCATCAAACTGGCTGAACTTCATTTGGCTGCGGCACCGGCCTTATCGACATCCCTTTTATCCCTGCAGGACGACCCGGATGCTAAAGTTAAGTTTCAACTGCTATGTACTTTAGGATCTGTCAATAGTCCTGAAGCAGAACAGGTTAGTCATAAATTACTGTTTAAAGATATCAATGATAAATGGGTGCAGGTTGCGGCTTTGTCTGGTTCATCAGCTAAAACCGGATCATTGCTAACTGTTGTACTGGATAGTTTCCATAAAGAAATTCCGGCCTATGCTTCATTGGTAAAGCGGATCAGTATAATGCTGGGCGGAAGCATACAACCGCTTATCGTTCACCAGTTCATTCAAAAGGCCATTAACGCAAAGGAGGCAGGATGGGCTGCACCTTTATTGGCTGGATTGGCACAAGGTCTTACAACCCAGCAATCACAATCTGCTTTTAGAGGCGACCAGGACCTGTTAATTAAAACATTTTTCGGGCATGGTTCACCGGAGATCCGCAATGCCTGCCTGGACCTGCTAAAAGCAACAGGCTTACGCAATGATCCATTGAAAAAGGATGCAATGAAGAAAGCCCTGGCAATTGCCTCTGATGAAGACCAACCTGAAGAAAAAAGAGTAGAAAGTATCAGATTCCTGGCACTGGAAAACCCTGCCCCTTATGCTGGTCAGCTGAAAAAAATGATCACACCACATGAACGATCACCCATCCAGGTGGCGGCAGTACGCACATTAAATGCCATACCGGATACTTCTGTATGTCATTACCTATTGCAACAATGGAACAACCTTACGCCAGGGATACAGGATGTTGCAATAAATACTTTTTTAGAGGATGATAGCAGGATAGCCATATTATTAAAGGCTATTGAAGCAGGCACTATTCAACCTGCCAGTGTTGGCTGGCAAAGAAGTGTACAACTGATGGCACAATCAAACCTATTACTACGTGAAAAGGCCAGGCTGCTGCTCACGAAAACCGAAGCAGAAGCCGGCAGGGTTAATAAAACCTACCAACAATCCCTGGCAATGACAGGGGATATTGCCCAAGGGAAAACCGTATTCCAACAAAACTGTGCTACCTGCCACCAGATCAGGGGCAAAATGGGAATTAGTTTCGGGCCCGATTTAGGTACCGTTCATAATTGGTCGGCGGAAGCAATAATGGCAAATATCCTGGCACCTGGTCTTTCAATATCAAGTGGCTATGATCTTTGGTCGGTAGAACAAAATAATGGGGAATCTTTCCAGGGTATTATATCCAGCGAAACACCAACAGCCATTAAAATAAAAAACACCCTGGCAGAAGAAAGAACCATCAACCGGACCGATATCAAGATCCTGAAAGCATTGAATATGTCGGCAATGACATCCGGGCTCGAAAAACAGGTTAACCAACAGCAGATGGCTGATTTACTAGCATTCCTGAAGCAAAACAGATAAATGATTAAATTGACTACAATGAAAACACCATATAAAAATTTAACTGTCTTACTGGTATTTGCAAGTCTCCTGTTACTGAAGCAGCAAAGCCTTGCACAACTGGATGCTACACCATTCAAGTGGCCCGACGGTAAAAAAATGGCCATCAGTTTAAGCTTTGATGATGCCCGGGAGAGCCAGGTCCTGGTGGGTACAGCCCTGCTGGATGCCTATGGCATTAAAGCTACTTTTTTTGTTGTTCCTTCTGCTGTGGAAAAACAATTGGCAGGCTGGAAAAAAGCTGTAACCAATGGACACGAAATCGGCAACCATTCACTCACCCATCCTTGTGCCGGTAATTTCGCCTGGTCCCGCGATAATGCGCTGGAAAATTATACGCTGAAACAAATGCGCACCAATTTAACAACTTGTAACCAACAACTTGAAACGTTATTACAGGTTAAGACCGATGTATTTGCCTATCCATGCGGACAGAAATATGTTGGCACCGGAACCCATACAAAAAGCTATGTTCCGCTCGTTGCAAAAATGTTTATCCTCGGCCGCGGGTGGAAGGATGAAGCCCCCAATGACCCGCGCTTCTGCAACTTTGCCCAATTGACCGGAACGGAAATGGATGGAAAGGATTTTGAAGATATCCTGCCGATGATCAAAAATGCCCGCGAAAAAGGGCTATGGCTAGTGCTGGCCGGACATGAGATGGGCGAGCCAGGCGAGCAAACCACCCGGCTTTCTATGTTAAAACAACTGCTTGAGTATGCAAAGGACCCGGCCAATGGCATCTGGATTGCCCCGATGGGAACTGTGGCGAAATATATAAAAAATGGAGAAAAATATCCACTGTAACAAGGATCGCTGAACATGAAATTAATTTACCCCTTAACAACACTACTTCTTTCCCTCGCCGCTTGTGAAACTATCAACAAAAATGAGACAAAAATAAATGATGAGACAAAAATAAACTCTGCAATCGACACCATCATTGTTTCTAAAAAACAAACCTTTCATGTACAGGGAAAGGTAATCGGTGATGACCAGGTACAACTCTCTGCAACTGATGGTGATCAACCTGCTTTAGAGGATACTATCTCCGGACCCGGACTTCTGCCCCTTGAATTCCCGGACTTTAATGCAGACGGTTTTTTAGATATCCTGCTGAAATACGCGGACAAAAGCAGTACAGCCTATTTATATTTGTTTGACCCGCGCAGCAATACATTCAAATCCATAGACGGTTTTGTTAATTATCCCAATGCTGTTCGATTACACACAAATCCAGCATATTATTATGCCTATTATAGCGAAGGATGCAGTGACCTTAACTGGATCAGCGACCTTTTCAAAATTGATAGTTTCAAGACCATTCAGATCGGGCATATTTATGGAAAAGGTTGCGAGTATAATGTGCTGGAGAACCCACAGTTGATAGGAATTTACAAAACCACAGGCGACAACGGGCAATCAGAAATACTTGTCGAAAAACTCCCTTACCTGAAATTCATTCCAACAAATAACGAAAAGCGGGATTTCCTGGAAAAATACTGGAACAACAATTACTACAAATTTGAATAAACCTGCTTCTAAAAATAGACTTACCTTAGGACTGAAGCCCAGACCCCAGTCATGAAATATTTATTTGCCCTGGCCATTTTTATGCATGGCCTGATCCATTTGATGGGATTCGCCAAAGCCTTCAGGTTTGGGAATATGGCACAACTCACCAAAGACATTTCTAAACCTGCCGGCAGCTTTTGGTTATTGGCTTGCGGATTATTCCTCACCTGCGCCGTCGGATTTTTATTGAAGAAAGATTGGTGGCCCATACTGGCCATGTTGGCAGTGGCCACTTCGACGGTAGTTATACTGATTAGCTGGAAAGATGCCAGGCTCGGGATGATTCCCAATTTGATGATCCTTCTGGTGGCAATTGCCGCCTGGACCACACAAAGATTTGAAGCGTCATTTAAACAGGATGTGATGGACAACCTGCAGCGTACAAATAATTTGGCAATCGACCTGCTCATTGAAAATGACATCCGGCTTCTACCTAAACCAGTACAAAAATACCTTCACTATGCCGGTGCCCTTAATAAACCCAAAGTAAAAAACATGCGGGTAGTGTTCGAAGGTGAAATGCGAAGCAGGTCAAAGGGCTGGTTCAAGTTCCAATCGGTTCAATACAATTTCTTCGACGAGCCTGCAAGATTGTTTTTTATGAAAGCCAATATGTTTGGCACGGCCATACCCGGATACCACAAATACCAAAATGCTTCGGCTACCATGGATGTGAAACCCTTTGGGTTATTTTCAGTGGTACAGGCAAAGGGAGTGGAAATGAACAAGGCGGAAACAGTCACTGTATTTAATGATATGTGCCTGATGGCCCCTGCCAGTTTAATAGATACACGTATCCAATGGGAAGCCATTGACAGCCTAACTGCTAAAGCCATTTTTACCAACGGATCCAGTAAAATAGCCGCCACCCTGTATTTTAGTGAAGCCGGACAGTTGGTCAATTTTATTTCAGATGACAGGTATGATATCAGCGACATGAAACAATATCGCTTTTCTACACCCGTAAAAGAATACAAAAATCTGGATGGCCGTAATGTACTTCAATATGGTTTAGCAGTATGGCATTACCCTGAAGGGGAATTTGATTATGGTAAATTTTATTTAAAAAGTATAGCATATAATGTGGATGACTTCCAAACCTGGTGAAGCAACGATATACGCTGCAACCAGCGAATTACTGAATGACCGGTGGATGAATAGGCATTGAATGACCATGCTCTGCATGGTAGATGGCGGTTAATTCTGAAAAGGCCTTTTTGAGTGTTTCACCTTCCAGCTTACCCTTTGTGGCAAACATTTCACGATCGATCAGGGCCCGTAAATACACAATGCGCCAGCGCCAGGATTTGCGTACCTGGGATGTCAATTTTAATTCTGCCTGCTCAATCAGTTGAAACGCCTCATTTACGCCGGCTGTAATATTCTCCCGGTAATGGTTTGATTCAAATATTTCCAAAGCTTTTGCAACTGGCTCCACTACATCGGGTGAAAATTCATACGCTATATATTCCCGCACGATATCTGCAGTGGACCGTTGCCCATTCCAGTATAGCTGGTTACAAATAACTTTGTTGATATCTTCAAAAATTCCTTCAGAGTATGGGAAGCCACCGGACAATTTGTTGTCTGTCTCATTCCAGAGCCGTTGCAGCCGGTTCGTCAAAGGATTTGCTCCATATCCGCCCCATGGCTCCTGGCCCCACATGCTGATCTCCGGAAAGTTCAACATCGGCAATCCACCTGGCACGCCCTTATCCAACGGGTAGCGCGGAAACCCTTCATGTGAATCTGCCATGATATAGTTTACCCAGCCTTTATCTTTTTGCAGGAATTGCGACAGCCCTTCCCACTCCCCGGCACCCGGCGTATCGAACACCCAGGTAGACAACACGATCTTTATGCCGGGATATTTTGCCTGTGCAATTTTTGAAAGGTCACGGCTCAATT comes from Flavihumibacter fluvii and encodes:
- a CDS encoding fibrobacter succinogenes major paralogous domain-containing protein, whose product is MKKILLPMLSIILLASCEKQISVDKSPEDIGCISEKKPEKINACHFDGKTGNPKTISISVNAWPAHQAHGDLKGDCSAVMTKICDQFWMVKNLDVATYRNGDIIPQVKDANTWFSLTSGAWCYYLNLSENGPIYGKLYNWYAVNDPRGLAPVGWHVPTETDVSTLSNCLGGDLVAGAKMMETGTAHWPPPNSEATNSSGFTGLPGGTRSKIALWGGGGYYWTSTVFEYDADYARYFILGDHSKLIRNFTYTVDGASVRCVKD
- a CDS encoding PQQ-binding-like beta-propeller repeat protein — translated: MLLLIVNSSCSPRKEYNNWNITGGTKENIRYSTLAQIDTANVQDLEVAWVYRSEGGDTTRFGPMQCNPIIVNNVLYGVSPKLNLFALDAASGKRLWNFDPADSINNKAWHRNSVNMNRGVAYWEEGEDKRIIYTAGRVAFAINALTGKLIPSFGKDGGIDLHDGLGRDSSKVFVAPTSPVMIYRNLFILSGLVGDETPGDIRAFDVKTGKQQWSFHTIPYPGEAGYETWEDTSAYRYLGSTNSWGGFSLDEQRGILYAPTGNPTHDFYGGQRLGKGLYGNCLLALDAATGKLIWHFQTVHHDVWDMDIPTPPALVTVTRNGKKIDAVAQTTKTGFIFLFDRENGKPLFPIEERPVLTNTSLVKEKLWPTQPFPVLPKPFARQTMTVNDLNNITTNDSTFKALQTQFRTYRSGAMFTPPSIEGTVILPGFDGGGEWGGPSVDPETNILYVNANEMAWVLNMVENKPADQTNRTNLEAGVSLYSQYCMGCHGPERLGGGDYPAILGVEKKYSKNQFTELLTTGRRMMPGFNNLSKAEKDAIASFILNITVDQKKKYTGPVTREDGPPPSLYGFTGYNKFLTKDGYPAISPPWGTINAIDLNTGEYVWKVPFSEYEELKKKGIPVTGRENYGGPVVTAGGVLFIAATADAKFRAYNKRTGKLLLETDLPAPGLATPSVYMANGKQYVVIACGGTKWDDRTWNDSYVAFALPKVKE
- a CDS encoding O-acetyl-ADP-ribose deacetylase — protein: MPARIELQKGDITKIKVDCIVNAANTSLLGGGGVDGAIHRAGGPAILEDCRKIIARQGGCETGEAVITTAGKMPAKFLIHTVGPVWNGGNHGEHEKLKRCYQNSLQLAVDNHCRTIAFPNISTGIYGFPKQAAAKIAVNTVKEFLASTDKIEKVLFVCFDDENYALIKQLLQSNHV
- a CDS encoding nicotinate phosphoribosyltransferase; the protein is MLSFAISGTYTDLYEITMAETYFLEGRKDDTACFDYFFRKIPYKGGYVVFAGLQDVLNILSDLHFTDEDIAFLKGLKFNTSFLEYLKHFRFRGNVYACQEGEIVFPNAPVLRVEGTIIEAQMVETLLLNILNFESLIATKASRMKLVAGNSLLSDFGLRRAQGMGGILATKAAVIGGFDSTSNVYGARLYDLPAAGTMAHSFIESYDNELDAFRAFARCRPDDCIFLADTYDTLKSGVPNAIIVAKEMEKAGHRAKGIRLDSGDLAYLSKAARKMFDEAGLPYMKIAASNQLDEFVIKSLQDQGAVIDIFGVGTRLVTGQPDAALDGVYKLSMASGKPRLKLSETFEKTTLPGIKQVSRMIDENGLFFGADAIALKGEQKTTIMYHPFEPGKSLPIETFVHQPLLRQVMQQGKIIATQLSLKEIANYARERLSLLPQEFKRFENPHVYKVGLSKKLLELRDDIRTHYKK
- the pncA gene encoding bifunctional nicotinamidase/pyrazinamidase, with amino-acid sequence MNALLIVDVQNDFLPGGALAVPAGDQVIPVINALQDYFELVVATQDWHPPNHKSFASNHAGKKPFDLIDLNGLQQTLWPDHCIQGSWGANWPAALNMNRSEAVFRKGTNPEIDSYSAFYDNGQRKSTGLADYLRGKKVTRLYITGLCADICVFFTALDSLQEGFESFIIEDATCPLDAKDVIKTNQAFIEKGGKIVRSEAII
- a CDS encoding DsrE family protein, whose product is MKKLLFISTLLLLYCFHAAAQKVMQKIVIDFTKPDTADFRFMIRQLNNVVKEAPNTRVEVVCSMGGLFILVKDKTNVAADISELQKVFDIKFVACANTMHARHVEKDQLLPAITIVPVAILELAGKQQEGYSYLKAGQ